In Gimesia benthica, a single window of DNA contains:
- a CDS encoding aldo/keto reductase, with amino-acid sequence MDYRNLGKAGVRVSPVCLGTMMFGGPTSEADSISIMHKAIDQGINFFDTANMYSTGGSETVVGKALVDRRDKVVLATKGRAPMGDGPNDAGASRVHLMRELDRSLQRMQTDYVDIYYVHTPDYQTPIEETLRTLDDMVRSGKVRYIACSNFRAWRLAEALWTSDVRNLYSFSCVQPLYNIMNRDIEVELLPLCQEKGIGVVSYSPLARGILTGKYQAGKPFPEGSRASRNDKRMNEAELRDVSIELSQEISAYCDKKGVSMTNFALAWCLANPILTSIIIGPRTMEQYEDNMGCLDVEITAEDEEFINSLVPPGEHSGKGFQDPQYPVTGRGK; translated from the coding sequence CTGACTCCATCTCCATCATGCATAAGGCCATTGATCAGGGAATCAACTTCTTCGACACCGCAAACATGTACAGTACAGGTGGCTCCGAAACCGTTGTCGGTAAGGCATTGGTCGACCGCCGTGATAAAGTCGTTCTGGCCACCAAAGGACGGGCGCCCATGGGAGATGGGCCCAACGATGCGGGAGCCAGCCGAGTTCATTTGATGCGGGAACTCGATCGCAGTCTGCAGCGGATGCAGACCGATTACGTCGATATCTATTATGTGCACACCCCCGACTATCAGACTCCGATCGAAGAAACGCTCCGCACTCTGGATGACATGGTCCGCTCTGGTAAGGTCCGCTATATCGCCTGCTCGAACTTCCGTGCCTGGCGTTTAGCCGAGGCTCTCTGGACGAGCGATGTGCGCAACCTATATTCCTTCAGTTGTGTTCAGCCGCTTTACAACATCATGAACCGAGACATCGAAGTGGAACTGCTGCCACTCTGTCAGGAGAAGGGGATCGGTGTTGTCAGTTACAGTCCGCTGGCACGTGGCATCCTGACGGGTAAGTACCAGGCCGGCAAACCATTCCCGGAAGGCAGTCGGGCCTCCCGCAATGATAAGCGGATGAACGAAGCGGAACTTCGCGATGTCAGCATCGAACTTTCGCAGGAAATCTCAGCCTATTGCGACAAAAAAGGCGTTTCGATGACGAATTTCGCGCTCGCCTGGTGCCTGGCCAATCCTATTCTGACATCGATCATCATTGGTCCGCGCACCATGGAACAGTATGAAGATAACATGGGATGCCTCGACGTTGAAATCACAGCCGAAGACGAAGAATTCATCAACTCACTGGTTCCCCCGGGAGAACACAGCGGAAAAGGTTTCCAGGATCCGCAGTATCCGGTAACGGGCCGCGGCAAATAA
- a CDS encoding tRNA (cytidine(34)-2'-O)-methyltransferase, which translates to MSSSSEPLMHVVLYQPDIPQNTGNIGRTCVAVGAKLWLVRPLGFKLDAKHLRRAGMDYWQHLNWEAVDSLQEVQERLSDRTWWKLTKFATRLLWDAEFEPGHVLLFGSESNGLPPSVRDASPECNLKLPMYEEVRSLNLASTANTVMYEAVRQFGGLP; encoded by the coding sequence ATGTCATCTTCCTCTGAACCCCTGATGCATGTCGTCCTCTATCAGCCGGATATCCCGCAAAATACAGGGAATATCGGTCGCACCTGCGTGGCGGTGGGAGCGAAACTCTGGCTCGTTCGTCCCCTGGGGTTCAAACTGGACGCAAAACATTTGAGGCGAGCCGGGATGGATTACTGGCAACACCTGAACTGGGAAGCTGTTGACAGCCTGCAGGAGGTACAGGAACGGCTCTCTGACAGGACATGGTGGAAGCTGACCAAGTTCGCAACCCGATTGCTCTGGGATGCTGAATTTGAGCCAGGACACGTCCTCCTGTTCGGAAGCGAAAGTAATGGTCTGCCTCCCAGCGTCAGGGACGCGTCCCCCGAATGTAATCTGAAACTGCCGATGTATGAAGAGGTCCGCAGTCTCAATCTTGCCAGTACAGCGAATACCGTCATGTACGAAGCAGTCCGTCAGTTCGGGGGACTTCCCTGA